The Panicum hallii strain FIL2 chromosome 9, PHallii_v3.1, whole genome shotgun sequence genome has a window encoding:
- the LOC112877771 gene encoding folate-biopterin transporter 1, chloroplastic-like isoform X1 — MAFRFLLSPPILPLRSPTATATATVASYLISAVHGRRRRRPLEHGCRCGRPPETALRGSSGARDSYDDEEAAPRPLVIDGSRESSSDRQTGSAAPRDQVTLKEGGTSNADHEGWQNRQCSTDGFSESRSKSGYFKAFGVDLSPDNVAVAIVYFVQGVLGLSRLAVSFYLKDDLHLDPAETAVISGFSALPWLIKPLYGFISDSIPLFGYRRRSYLFLSGLLGALSWSLMATIVDDKYSAALSIVLGSLAVAVSDVVVDSMVVERARGESQSTSGSLQSLCWGSSAFGGVVSAYFSGSFVDTYGVRFVFGVTALLPLLTSTVAVLVNEERLPLGERSVSLSVSSSELIERSKQRIMQIWNSVKQPSIFLPTLFIFLWQATPQSDSAMFFFTTNKLGFSPEFLGRVTLVTSIASLLGIGLYNSFLKEVPLRKIFLVTTVVGSALGMTQVLLVTGLSRKLGISDEWFSIGDSLIITVLGQASFMPVLVLAAKLCPPGVEATLFATLMSISNAGSVAGGLVGAGLTQFLGVTRDNFENLALLIAVCNLTSLLPLPLLGLLPDESPTDSSQTKND; from the exons ATGGCCTTCCGCTTCCTGCTCTCCCCGCCGATCCTTCCGCTTCGGAgtcccaccgccaccgccaccgccacggtCGCGTCGTACCTAATCTCCGCcgtccacggccgccgccgtcgccgcccgctGGAACACGGCTGCCGCTGCGGTCGCCCGCCAGAGACGGCGCTTCGTGGCAGCTCCGGGGCCCGCGACTCgtacgacgacgaggaggccgCCCCCCGGCCCCTCGTCATCGACGGCAGTAGAGAATCCTCCTCGGACCGTCAAACGG GGAGTGCAGCACCAAGAGATCAGGTAACTTTGAAAGAAGGGGGCACAAGTAATGCAGACCACGAGGGGTGGCAAAATAGGCAATGTAGTACAGATGGGTTTTCAGAGAGCAGATCCAAGTCAGGCTACTTCAAAGCATTCGGGGTTGATTTGTCCCCTGATAATGTGGCTGTTGCTATCGTCTATTTTGTGCAAGGAGTTTTAGGTCTTTCCAGGCTTGCTGTCAGCTTCTACTTAAAAGATGATCTTCATCTCGATCCAGCAGAG ACTGCAGTTATATCTGGTTTCTCAGCCTTGCCATGGTTGATCAAACCCCTCTATGGCTTTATCAG TGATTCCATCCCTCTCTTTGGATATCGAAGAAGGTCATATCTATTTCTATCTGGCCTCCTAGGAGCACTTTCATGGAGTTTGATGGCGACTATTGTGGATGATAAATACAGTGCAGCACTCTCTATTGTTCTTGGATCTCTTGCAGTTGCCGTCTCTGATGTC GTGGTTGATTCTATGGTGGTTGAGAGAGCTCGAGGTGAATCGCAGAGTACATCTGGATCTCTCCAGTCACTATGTTGGGGATCCTCAGCCTTTGGAGGAGTTGTGAGTGCATACTTCAGTGGTTCTTTTGTGGATACTTATGGCGTAAG ATTTGTCTTTGGTGTTACAGCACTTTTGCCGCTCTTGACGTCTACTGTTGCAGTTCTTGTAAATGAAGAACGCTTGCCTTTGGGGGAACGTTCAGTCTCACTTTCAGTTTCAAGTTCAGAGTTAATTGAGAGATCTAAGCAGCGTATCATGCAGATTTGGAATTCAGTAAAGCAACCTAGCATATTCCTACCAACCTTGTTCATATTCCTTTGGCAAGCAACACCACAATCAGACTCTGCTATGTTTTTCTTTAC CACAAATAAGCTTGGGTTTTCTCCGGAATTTCTAGGACGTGTCACGCTTGTTACATCTATTGCATCCTTATTGGGTATTGGGCTGTACAATTCGTTTTTGAAGGAAGTTCCATTGAGGAAAATATTCCTTGTGACAACAGTTGTAGGTTCTGCTCTGGGAATGACACAG GTTCTTCTTGTCACTGGCCTGAGCCGAAAACTTGGCATAAGCGATGAATGGTTCTCCATTGGGGATTCCTTGATTATCACTGTTCTTGGTCAG GCTTCCTTCATGCCTGTCTTGGTGTTAGCTGCGAAATTGTGCCCTCCAGGAGTGGAAGCAACTTTGTTTGCTACTTTGATGTCCATTTCAAATGCGGGCAGTGTTGCTGGCGGTCTAGTGGGCGCGGGTCTAACACAGTTCCTGGGAGTCACCAGAGACAATTTTGAAAATCTGGCTCTGCTGATTGCCGTCTGCAATCTCACTTCCCTGCTACCTCTTCCTCTTCTGGGTCTCCTGCCAGATGAATCCCCTACAGATAGTTCACAGACAAAAAATGATTGA
- the LOC112874663 gene encoding pentatricopeptide repeat-containing protein At2g02980, chloroplastic, with translation MSSAPLTSTPPPLLPAKSKSPPPHHPLLSHLPHCTNLRSLAQLHAAAVKAGLAAHPAFVTRLLTLCTPPGAHPAHLAYALQVFDRVPHPADAVWYNTLLRGYARSPSSSAAAAVRVFVRMLEEGVAPDTYTFVSLLKACAATRAREEGRQAHAVAVKVGAAGHEYVRPTLINMYAECGDARAARAMFDRMDGDCVVSYNAMIAAAVRSSRPGEALVLFREMQAKGLEPTSVSVISVLSACALLGALELGRWIHDYVRKLGLDSLVKVSTALIDMYAKCGSLEDAISVFQGMESRDKQAWSVMIVAYANHGYGREAISLFEEMKKHGIKPDDITFLGVLYACSHSGLVSEGLQYFDDMKDHGIIPGIKHYGCVTDLLARSGQLERAYKFIDELPIKPTPILWRTLLSACGGHGDVELGIRVFDRILELDDSHGGDYVIFSNLCANTGKWEEMNRVRKLMNEKGVVKVPGCSSIEIDNTVHEFFAGDGRHPKSQEARRMVDEVIDQLELVGYVPDTSHVFHVEMGEEEKATSLRYHSEKLAIAFGLLNTAPGATLRVVKNLRVCPDCHSMAKLVSMVFNRRIILRDLNRFHHFEDGVCSCGDYW, from the coding sequence ATGTCGTCTGCGCCACTGACATCCACGCCTCCCCCTCTCCTTCCCGCCAAATCCAAGAGCCCACCGCCGCACCACCCGCTCCTCTCCCACCTCCCGCACTGCACCAACCTCCGGTCTCTCGCCCagctccacgccgccgccgtcaaggCCGGCCTCGCCGCGCACCCGGCCTTCGTCACCAGGCTCCTCACGCTGTGCACTCCCCCGGGCGCGCACCCCGCCCACCTCGCCTACGCCCTCCAGGTGTTCGACCGGGTGCCCCACCCGGCGGATGCCGTATGGTACAACACCCTGCTCCGCGGCTACGCCCGCTCCCCGTCctcctccgcggcggcggcggtgcgggtgTTCGTGCGCATGCTGGAGGAGGGCGTCGCGCCGGACACGTACACGTTCGTGTCGCTGCTCAAGGCGTgcgccgcgacgcgcgcgcgggaggaagGGCGCCAGGCGCACGCCGTGGCGGTCAAGGTCGGCGCCGCGGGCCACGAGTACGTCCGCCCCACGCTCATCAACATGTACGCCGAGTGCGGGGAcgcgcgcgccgcgcgcgccatgTTTGACAGGATGGACGGGGACTGCGTGGTCTCGTACAACGCGATGATCGCCGCGGCCGTGAGGAGCAGCCGGCCCGGGGAGGCCCTGGTGCTGTTCCGCGAGATGCAGGCCAAGGGGCTCGAGCCCACGTCCGTGTCGGTTATTAGTGTGCTCTCGGCGTGTGCTTTGCTTGGGGCGCTGGAACTGGGGAGGTGGATCCATGATTATGTCCGGAAATTAGGGCTTGATTCCCTCGTCAAAGTCAGCACTGCGTTGATCGACATGTATGCAAAATGTGGGAGCTTGGAGGATGCCATTTCCGTGTTCCAGGGGATGGAGTCAAGAGATAAGCAAGCTTGGTCAGTGATGATCGTGGCCTATGCTAACCATGGCTATGGCAGGGAGGCCATTTCTCTGTTTGAAGAGATGAAGAAGCATGGGATAAAGCCTGATGATATTACATTCCTTGGTGTGCTCTATGCCTGTAGCCACTCTGGTTTGGTGAGTGAAGGGCTTCAGTATTTCGATGATATGAAAGATCATGGTATCATTCCAGGGATCAAGCACTATGGTTGTGTGACAGATTTGCTAGCTCGATCAGGGCAGCTGGAGAGAGCTTACAAGTTCATCGATGAACTGCCAATAAAGCCCACCCCAATCTTATGGAGGACGTTGCTTTCTGCTTGTGGAGGCCATGGAGATGTCGAACTTGGCATACGTGTCTTTGATAGGATTCTGGAGCTGGACGATTCTCATGGTGGTGATTATGTAATATTCTCGAATTTGTGTGCAAACACTGGAAAATGGGAGGAGATGAATAGGGTAAGGAAACTGATGAATGAAAAAGGTGTGGTAAAGGTGCCAGGCTGCAGCTCAATCGAGATAGATAACACAGTTCACGAGTTCTTTGCAGGAGATGGAAGGCACCCCAAATCACAAGAAGCAAGGAGAATGGTTGATGAAGTGATTGACCAACTAGAACTGGTTGGTTATGTCCCTGATACCTCACATGTGTTCCATGTTGAAATGGGTGAGGAGGAGAAGGCAACAAGCCTGAGATACCATAGCGAGAAGCTGGCAATTGCTTTTGGGCTTCTAAATACAGCTCCAGGAGCTACGCTGCGAGTTGTGAAGAATCTTCGCGTATGCCCAGATTGTCATTCGATGGCAAAACTTGTCTCAATGGTCTTCAATAGACGAATTATACTCAGAGACCTGAACCGCTTCCACCACTTTGAAGATGGAGTCTGCTCTTGTGGTGACTACTGGTAG
- the LOC112876797 gene encoding uncharacterized protein LOC112876797, producing the protein MRLSHCESHCAGPFRFIPCLPKSKDASRDAASAPAPRSAAVAEEEPPPVEKIEAPVPGKEDDEEEAQKHEDGEKAAPPPKKSCLKKANCGDDKCAAKCNVQWLDLLGEDLTEVKEYEPSERGDLLDDGDGISTCVCVIQ; encoded by the exons ATGAGGCTCTCCCATTGTGAGAGCCACTGCGCCGGGCCCTTCCGCTTCATCCCCTGCCTCCCCAAATCCAAAGATGCGAGCCGCGACGCTGCCtctgcgccggcgccgcgctcgGCCGCCGTGGCCGAGGAGGAGCCGCCTCCGGTTGAGAAGATAGAGGCGCCGGTACCCGGAAAGGAAGACGACGAAGAGGAGGCTCAGAAGCACGAGGATGGTGAgaaggcagcgccgccgccgaagaAGAGTTGCCTGAAGAAGGCCAATTGCGGCGATGATAAGTGTGCCGCCAAATGCAATGTGCAGTGGCTGGATTTGCTCGGGGAGGATCTGACAGAGGTTAAGGAATACGAGCCAAG CGAACGTGGAGACTTGCTTGACGACGGAGACGGCATCTCGACATGTGTTTGCGTTATCCAATGA
- the LOC112874664 gene encoding leucine-rich repeat extensin-like protein 6: protein MTRMSSAAAAAAFLVVAVAWPLLASAQPAPSMPPPSPPAAATNNSRLEKAYVALQALKRAITDDPKKLTKNWCGPDVCNYFGVYCAPAPDDSCQRTVAGVDLNHGDLAGTLPDELGLLSDLAVFHLNSNRFSGSLPESLRSLHLLHEIDVSNNQLSGPFPSQLLCLPNVQYVDIRFNNFCGEVPAAIFEKKIDALFINNNHFEFTLPESFTNSTASVIVLANLPRVGGCLPCSIGDMAGTLNELILLNSGISSCIPPEIGKLDKLTVLDLSFNNIAGTLPDTIGNMRALEQLDVAHNQLAGEIPQSICELPHLKNFTYSDNFFCGEPHRCLEVPHIDDRQNCIAGRPDQRPGEECISFLHRPKVHCDAHGCIAPPSPPPPPPPVYAHSPPVY, encoded by the exons ATGACGAGGAtgagctcggcggcggcggcggcggcgttcttgGTGGTCGCGGTCGCCTGGCCGCTGCTGGCCTCGGCCCAGCCGGCGCCGAGCATGCCTCCGCCGTCCCCGCCTGCGGCGGCCACGAACAACTCTCGGCTGGAGAAAGCGTACGTCGCGCTGCAGGCGCTGAAGCGCGCCATCACGGACGACCCCAAGAAGCTGACCAAGAACTGGTGCGGGCCCGACGTGTGCAACTACTTCGGCGTGTACTGCGCGCCGGCGCCCGACGACTCCTGCCAGCGCACGGTGGCCGGCGTGGACCTCAACCACGGCGACCTCGCCGGCACGCTCCCCGACGAGCTGGGACTCCTGTCCGACCTCGCCGTCTTCCACCTCAACTCCAACCGCTTCTCCGGCTCCCTCCCTGAATCCCTCCGCtccctccacctcctccacgAGATCGACGTCAGCAACAACCAGCTCTCCGGCCCCTTCCCGTCGCAGCTCCTCTGCCTCCCCAACGTCCAGTACGTCGACATCAG GTTTAACAACTTCTGCGGCGAGGTGCCGGCGGCGATCTTCGAGAAGAAGATCGACGCGCTTTTCATCAACAACAACCACTTCGAGTTCACGCTGCCGGAGAGCTTCACCAACTCGACGGCGTCGGTGATCGTGCTGGCGAACCTGCCGCGGGTGGGCGGCTGCCTGCCGTGCAGCATCGGCGACATGGCCGGGACGCTCAACGAGCTCATCCTCCTCAACAGCGGCATCTCCTCCTGCATCCCGCCTGAGATCGGCAAGCTGGACAAGCTCACCGTGCTCGACCTCAGCTTCAACAACATCGCCGGCACGCTGCCGGACACCATCGGCAACATGCGCGCGCTGGAGCAGCTCGACGTCGCACACAACCAGCTCGCCGGCGAGATACCCCAGAGCATCTGCGAGCTGCCGCACCTCAAGAACTTCACCTACTCGGACAACTTCTTCTGCGGCGAGCCGCACCGGTGCCTCGAGGTGCCGCACATCGACGACAGGCAGAACTGCATCGCTGGGCGCCCCGACCAGCGGCCCGGCGAGGAGTGCATCTCGTTCCTGCACCGGCCAAAGGTGCACTGCGACGCCCACGGGTGCATCGCGCCACCAtctccgccaccgccaccccctCCCGTGTATGCCCATTCGCCGCCGGTATACTGA
- the LOC112877771 gene encoding folate-biopterin transporter 1, chloroplastic-like isoform X2, whose protein sequence is MAFRFLLSPPILPLRSPTATATATVASYLISAVHGRRRRRPLEHGCRCGRPPETALRGSSGARDSYDDEEAAPRPLVIDGSRESSSDRQTAPRDQVTLKEGGTSNADHEGWQNRQCSTDGFSESRSKSGYFKAFGVDLSPDNVAVAIVYFVQGVLGLSRLAVSFYLKDDLHLDPAETAVISGFSALPWLIKPLYGFISDSIPLFGYRRRSYLFLSGLLGALSWSLMATIVDDKYSAALSIVLGSLAVAVSDVVVDSMVVERARGESQSTSGSLQSLCWGSSAFGGVVSAYFSGSFVDTYGVRFVFGVTALLPLLTSTVAVLVNEERLPLGERSVSLSVSSSELIERSKQRIMQIWNSVKQPSIFLPTLFIFLWQATPQSDSAMFFFTTNKLGFSPEFLGRVTLVTSIASLLGIGLYNSFLKEVPLRKIFLVTTVVGSALGMTQVLLVTGLSRKLGISDEWFSIGDSLIITVLGQASFMPVLVLAAKLCPPGVEATLFATLMSISNAGSVAGGLVGAGLTQFLGVTRDNFENLALLIAVCNLTSLLPLPLLGLLPDESPTDSSQTKND, encoded by the exons ATGGCCTTCCGCTTCCTGCTCTCCCCGCCGATCCTTCCGCTTCGGAgtcccaccgccaccgccaccgccacggtCGCGTCGTACCTAATCTCCGCcgtccacggccgccgccgtcgccgcccgctGGAACACGGCTGCCGCTGCGGTCGCCCGCCAGAGACGGCGCTTCGTGGCAGCTCCGGGGCCCGCGACTCgtacgacgacgaggaggccgCCCCCCGGCCCCTCGTCATCGACGGCAGTAGAGAATCCTCCTCGGACCGTCAAACGG CACCAAGAGATCAGGTAACTTTGAAAGAAGGGGGCACAAGTAATGCAGACCACGAGGGGTGGCAAAATAGGCAATGTAGTACAGATGGGTTTTCAGAGAGCAGATCCAAGTCAGGCTACTTCAAAGCATTCGGGGTTGATTTGTCCCCTGATAATGTGGCTGTTGCTATCGTCTATTTTGTGCAAGGAGTTTTAGGTCTTTCCAGGCTTGCTGTCAGCTTCTACTTAAAAGATGATCTTCATCTCGATCCAGCAGAG ACTGCAGTTATATCTGGTTTCTCAGCCTTGCCATGGTTGATCAAACCCCTCTATGGCTTTATCAG TGATTCCATCCCTCTCTTTGGATATCGAAGAAGGTCATATCTATTTCTATCTGGCCTCCTAGGAGCACTTTCATGGAGTTTGATGGCGACTATTGTGGATGATAAATACAGTGCAGCACTCTCTATTGTTCTTGGATCTCTTGCAGTTGCCGTCTCTGATGTC GTGGTTGATTCTATGGTGGTTGAGAGAGCTCGAGGTGAATCGCAGAGTACATCTGGATCTCTCCAGTCACTATGTTGGGGATCCTCAGCCTTTGGAGGAGTTGTGAGTGCATACTTCAGTGGTTCTTTTGTGGATACTTATGGCGTAAG ATTTGTCTTTGGTGTTACAGCACTTTTGCCGCTCTTGACGTCTACTGTTGCAGTTCTTGTAAATGAAGAACGCTTGCCTTTGGGGGAACGTTCAGTCTCACTTTCAGTTTCAAGTTCAGAGTTAATTGAGAGATCTAAGCAGCGTATCATGCAGATTTGGAATTCAGTAAAGCAACCTAGCATATTCCTACCAACCTTGTTCATATTCCTTTGGCAAGCAACACCACAATCAGACTCTGCTATGTTTTTCTTTAC CACAAATAAGCTTGGGTTTTCTCCGGAATTTCTAGGACGTGTCACGCTTGTTACATCTATTGCATCCTTATTGGGTATTGGGCTGTACAATTCGTTTTTGAAGGAAGTTCCATTGAGGAAAATATTCCTTGTGACAACAGTTGTAGGTTCTGCTCTGGGAATGACACAG GTTCTTCTTGTCACTGGCCTGAGCCGAAAACTTGGCATAAGCGATGAATGGTTCTCCATTGGGGATTCCTTGATTATCACTGTTCTTGGTCAG GCTTCCTTCATGCCTGTCTTGGTGTTAGCTGCGAAATTGTGCCCTCCAGGAGTGGAAGCAACTTTGTTTGCTACTTTGATGTCCATTTCAAATGCGGGCAGTGTTGCTGGCGGTCTAGTGGGCGCGGGTCTAACACAGTTCCTGGGAGTCACCAGAGACAATTTTGAAAATCTGGCTCTGCTGATTGCCGTCTGCAATCTCACTTCCCTGCTACCTCTTCCTCTTCTGGGTCTCCTGCCAGATGAATCCCCTACAGATAGTTCACAGACAAAAAATGATTGA